The following proteins come from a genomic window of Methanothrix sp.:
- a CDS encoding metalloregulator ArsR/SmtB family transcription factor, whose protein sequence is MHELTDGSVEKLARLIGDEERARLKIQRLRSLADVIESDVQDEVKIFKALSDPCRLAILKLLQNGEFCVCEIMIALDRPQSTTSHHLSILKDAGLIKERKVGKWSNYRLADGAVIEIMNQARLLSRLQK, encoded by the coding sequence ATGCACGAACTTACTGATGGATCTGTGGAGAAGCTCGCGAGGCTGATCGGTGATGAGGAGCGGGCGAGGCTCAAGATCCAGAGGCTCCGCTCTCTGGCAGACGTCATAGAGAGTGATGTGCAGGATGAGGTGAAGATCTTCAAGGCCCTCTCGGATCCGTGCAGGCTTGCGATACTCAAGCTCCTCCAGAATGGAGAGTTCTGCGTCTGCGAGATAATGATAGCGCTGGACCGACCGCAATCGACGACATCCCATCACCTCTCCATACTGAAGGATGCCGGGCTCATAAAAGAGCGGAAGGTGGGGAAGTGGTCGAACTACCGCCTCGCGGATGGCGCAGTGATTGAGATCATGAACCAGGCGCGCCTGCTCTCCAGGCTACAGAAATGA
- a CDS encoding 30S ribosomal protein S8e encodes MKWQGKSARKPTGGRLVPARGKRKYELGREPAETLIGTIRVKKIRTRGGNQKLRLLKADMANVSDPVTGATKLVRIETVVDNPANRHYVRRNIITRGAVIRTEIGEARVMSRPGQDGVVNAVLLPKH; translated from the coding sequence ATGAAGTGGCAGGGAAAGTCTGCTAGAAAGCCCACTGGCGGGAGGCTGGTTCCGGCCAGAGGGAAGAGGAAGTACGAGCTGGGAAGAGAGCCAGCAGAGACGCTCATCGGGACAATCCGGGTCAAGAAGATCCGCACACGTGGAGGCAACCAGAAGCTCCGCCTTCTGAAGGCGGATATGGCCAACGTCTCAGATCCCGTCACAGGTGCCACAAAGCTTGTGAGGATCGAGACCGTGGTGGACAACCCGGCGAACCGGCATTATGTGAGAAGGAACATAATCACAAGGGGCGCTGTGATCAGGACCGAGATCGGCGAGGCCAGGGTCATGAGCAGGCCCGGACAGGACGGCGTGGTGAATGCTGTTCTCCTGCCGAAGCACTGA
- a CDS encoding DNA topoisomerase I — MHLIIAEKHDAARRISEILAGRKPAVAKVSGVDTFRFDDRVVIGLSGHIVGLDYPESYNNWHKVDYRDLIRAEIVSKPTQERIVSALRKLGREADHVTIATDYDREGELIGVEALRILQEVNPSLKADRVRFSAITKSEILRAFAQPGEVDFNLAASGEARQIIDLVWGAALTRFISITSGRLGKEFLSVGRVQSPTLALIVDREREIESFQPKPYWEIYADLEKGIRVRHAKPRIWSRDEVDRILNSLSDVALVRSISRGGRRDRPPTPFDTTSFISAASSIGFTAANAMRIAEDLYTNGYISYPRTDNTVYPPSIDLKSLLEMLSSGPFREDALELMKGSIVPTRGKRSTTDHPPIYPTSVADKNDLKEEQWRIYELVVRRFFATLSGECVWETTSISFDIGDETFRANGSRILDPGWRRYYPYSRAEENVLPPLEEGEMLKVLGHEVLSKETQPPARFGQGRLVRLMDELGLGTKSTRHDIISKLYARAYIHGNPIRPTKTAYAVVDTLQRHAPAITKPDMTRTLENDMLKIAERKITKGEVIEESRQMLEAVFDELLAHRKEIEDSLREGLRVDRIVGRCSLCGSDLIIRRGRRGARFVGCSGYPECRFTLPLPRGGMIVVTERRCETHGMNHIRIINRGKRPWDLGCPYCNFNNWQAKKGSETQRMPELGDISGIGPKSRERLESAGIKTLDALISTDPASISESTGISIKKIISWQKSARSIISGGEQGGEVSGSSTC, encoded by the coding sequence ATGCACCTCATCATTGCTGAGAAGCACGATGCTGCGAGGCGGATATCCGAGATTCTTGCTGGCAGGAAGCCGGCTGTTGCGAAGGTCTCCGGTGTTGACACATTTCGTTTTGATGATCGTGTTGTCATAGGCCTCAGCGGCCATATCGTGGGCCTTGATTATCCGGAGAGCTACAACAACTGGCACAAAGTCGATTACAGGGATCTCATCAGGGCTGAGATCGTATCAAAACCCACACAGGAGCGGATAGTCTCTGCGCTCAGAAAGCTCGGAAGAGAGGCGGATCATGTCACGATCGCCACAGACTACGACAGAGAGGGCGAGCTCATAGGTGTTGAGGCACTCCGCATACTGCAGGAGGTCAATCCATCCCTAAAAGCTGACAGGGTGCGGTTCAGCGCAATAACAAAAAGCGAGATTCTCAGGGCATTCGCCCAGCCAGGGGAGGTCGACTTCAATCTTGCCGCATCAGGCGAGGCGAGGCAGATCATCGACCTCGTGTGGGGCGCGGCGCTGACGAGGTTCATCTCGATAACATCAGGCCGGCTCGGGAAGGAGTTCCTCTCTGTGGGGAGGGTCCAATCCCCGACGCTTGCTCTGATCGTGGACCGCGAGAGGGAGATAGAGTCGTTCCAGCCGAAGCCCTACTGGGAGATCTACGCAGATCTCGAGAAGGGCATAAGGGTAAGGCATGCGAAACCCAGGATCTGGAGCAGGGACGAGGTCGATCGCATACTGAATTCTCTCAGCGATGTTGCACTCGTCAGGTCGATCTCCAGGGGAGGGAGAAGGGACAGGCCGCCAACGCCCTTCGATACCACCAGCTTCATCAGCGCTGCCAGCAGCATCGGCTTCACAGCTGCGAACGCGATGAGGATCGCAGAGGATCTTTACACAAACGGGTACATCAGCTATCCCAGAACAGACAACACCGTCTACCCTCCATCGATCGACTTAAAATCGCTGCTCGAGATGCTCTCATCAGGCCCGTTCCGTGAGGATGCTCTTGAGCTGATGAAGGGCAGCATTGTGCCCACAAGGGGGAAACGCTCGACAACAGATCACCCTCCGATATATCCGACCTCTGTCGCTGATAAAAACGACCTCAAAGAGGAGCAGTGGAGGATATACGAGCTCGTTGTGAGGCGGTTCTTCGCGACGCTCTCAGGCGAGTGCGTCTGGGAGACGACGAGCATCAGCTTTGATATCGGAGATGAGACCTTCAGGGCAAACGGCTCCAGGATTCTGGATCCGGGCTGGAGGAGGTACTATCCGTACAGCAGGGCTGAGGAGAACGTCCTTCCTCCTCTCGAGGAGGGAGAGATGCTGAAGGTTCTTGGCCATGAGGTGCTGTCCAAAGAGACCCAGCCGCCAGCAAGGTTCGGGCAGGGGCGTCTCGTCAGGCTCATGGACGAGCTCGGTTTGGGAACAAAGTCCACCAGGCACGACATAATAAGCAAGCTCTATGCGAGAGCCTACATCCATGGCAATCCGATAAGACCGACGAAGACAGCATACGCCGTTGTGGATACGCTCCAGCGTCATGCCCCTGCGATCACGAAGCCAGATATGACACGGACCCTCGAGAATGACATGCTCAAGATCGCGGAGCGTAAGATCACGAAGGGAGAGGTCATCGAGGAGTCGAGGCAGATGCTCGAAGCGGTGTTCGATGAGCTTCTCGCCCACAGGAAGGAGATCGAGGATTCACTGAGAGAGGGGCTTCGCGTCGACAGGATCGTGGGGAGGTGCAGCCTCTGCGGCTCGGATCTGATCATACGGCGCGGAAGGCGCGGTGCCAGGTTCGTGGGATGCTCCGGCTACCCTGAGTGCAGGTTCACGCTTCCTCTCCCCCGAGGAGGCATGATAGTTGTCACGGAGCGGAGATGCGAGACGCACGGCATGAACCACATAAGAATAATAAATCGCGGGAAGAGACCGTGGGATCTCGGATGCCCATACTGCAACTTCAACAACTGGCAGGCGAAAAAGGGATCTGAAACGCAGCGGATGCCCGAGCTTGGTGACATCTCGGGAATAGGTCCTAAGAGCAGGGAGCGCCTCGAGAGCGCGGGAATAAAGACTCTTGATGCGCTCATATCCACAGATCCCGCCAGCATCTCTGAGTCGACCGGCATCAGCATCAAAAAGATAATCTCCTGGCAGAAGTCGGCCAGGAGCATCATCTCCGGCGGAGAGCAGGGCGGCGAGGTCTCCGGATCGTCCACATGCTGA
- a CDS encoding rhodanese-like domain-containing protein, with amino-acid sequence MSLPSALAGCACSAGGTWDPYAFLNYNPTLSISSTADGRSAGVQDDYRAEDFPNGDILRPMPSVSSSDTVLAITEKENSSDGAYVRGALMLSRGSLVNQNNTLKSPEEIASALGRAGVTPSDRIVVYGDDPGDAALGFLALKYVGQRDVSLLDGGIERWKSMGLPVQSTPSVRDESDYTPNKQDLVATYDYIISGEAQIVDARPFRDFGISRIPGAIHIDSERITDGDRIVDNETLSGLFAPLQRDRPVVVYSENLNQSSLVWFALQLMGYNAKIYSWSDWVSHTTSLTQNAPGALGRSSTAVTGSEGTGSVSRYRKLGR; translated from the coding sequence TTGTCGCTACCATCAGCGCTCGCGGGCTGTGCATGCTCTGCCGGTGGCACGTGGGATCCATACGCGTTCCTGAACTACAACCCCACCCTGAGCATCAGCTCCACCGCTGATGGCAGGAGCGCTGGCGTGCAGGACGATTACAGAGCGGAGGATTTCCCGAATGGTGATATTCTCAGACCAATGCCATCGGTCTCCAGCTCGGATACGGTCCTGGCGATCACAGAGAAAGAGAACTCGAGCGACGGCGCTTACGTTAGGGGCGCTCTGATGCTGAGCCGTGGATCGCTGGTGAACCAGAACAACACCCTTAAGAGCCCGGAGGAGATCGCGAGCGCTCTTGGACGCGCTGGCGTGACCCCTTCAGACAGAATTGTTGTATACGGTGATGATCCTGGAGACGCAGCTCTGGGATTCCTCGCCCTGAAGTATGTGGGCCAGAGGGATGTGAGCCTTCTGGATGGTGGTATTGAGAGATGGAAATCAATGGGCCTTCCAGTGCAGAGCACTCCATCTGTGAGGGATGAGAGCGATTACACCCCCAACAAACAGGATCTAGTGGCAACATATGATTACATCATAAGCGGAGAGGCCCAGATAGTCGATGCGCGGCCCTTCAGGGACTTCGGCATCTCCAGGATACCCGGGGCGATACACATCGATTCTGAGAGGATCACAGATGGAGACAGAATTGTGGATAACGAGACCCTGAGTGGCTTATTCGCGCCTCTTCAGAGAGACCGGCCGGTTGTGGTGTACTCTGAGAACCTGAATCAATCATCACTTGTGTGGTTCGCTCTCCAGCTCATGGGATACAACGCCAAGATCTACTCATGGAGCGACTGGGTCTCACACACCACATCGTTGACACAAAACGCGCCCGGTGCGCTCGGTCGCAGCTCCACTGCCGTCACAGGATCGGAGGGCACGGGATCGGTTAGCAGGTACAGAAAGCTGGGACGGTGA